TGCCTCAGCTCTCAGGCCCTTTTTATCCCACTTCAGCTGCTCGTTCCCAGTGCTGTGGGTCGGAGTTTTTGGGATGCTGGGATGTCTAAACCTGCTGAGCgttctcaggcagagctggaggtgggACCGTCACACTCAGGGTGTTGTTTTGTCCTAATGGGTGAAAATGCATTACcctgtgaaaatgaaaagcctaattcagggggaaaaatggggggaaaaaagaggattttGTGGTGATCCCAAGCAGTGTGTGCTCTGTGATCCCTGTTGTAGGGGAGAGGATGAGGAACCGCTGCACGGCCACGGCAGACACGGAGTGTATCCCCTGCCAGGATGAATATTTCAGCAGTGAGCACCACCACAGCTTCTGCAACAGCTGCACAGTCTGCAACACCAGTAAGGCACTGGCAGGGGGGCATTTCCTCCCACAAAGTCAGGAAGAATCAGTCTCTGTTTGCTTTCTCACTTCCCACCCAGAGTCTGGGTTGTGCCAATGTCTGATCTCTCCTGCTCGTGGTGGGGCCTGAAAACCCTGCAGGGTTCTTCTCTGTTCCCTGCAGGTGTTTCCACACAGGGTGGGGAATTAATGTGTGTTCTCTCTCAGTGTTATCTCTTGTCTTTCACTTgctttttaatccttttttttttttttagagaggGGGAGCGTGGAGGTGAAGAAGTGTGAGAAGACCTCGGACAGGGTGTGCGTGTGCCGGGCAGGGTTCATGCCAGCTGGGCTGCCCCTGGGGAGTGGTGAGTCAGggatcagagaatcagagaatcgcagaatcagctgggttggaagggacctctgagatcatcaagtccaacccttgttccaaccccgctgtggttcccagcccatggcactgatgccacatccagtctcagcttaaaaacctccagggatggagaatccaccccttccctgggcagcccattccaatggctgagcaccctctctgcaaagaaattcttcccaatatcccacctaaacctcccctggcacagctgaagacccagccctcttgtcttgctgatgggaaaagagaccaaccccccctggctccctcctcctgtcagggagttgcagagagtgaggaggtctcccctgagcctcctcttctccaggctgaacagccccagctccctcagcctctcctcacagcacttgtgctccagtcccttccccagccttgttgctcttctctggacctgctccagcccctccatgtccttcctgagctgagggcccagaactggacacagcactccaggggtggcctcaccagcgctgagtccaggggcagaatcacttccctggccctgttggccaccctgttcctgagccaggccaggatccattggccttcttgtccccctgggcacactctggctcctgttcagcttcctgtccatccaaactcccagctctctccctgcctggatGTGCCAGGCTCTCCCAGCTCTTGCCCCCACACCAGACTGAGGTGGTCATTTCCAGtgtaaaaaaaaagctattgtCATTTGTCTCCTCTTATTTCCAGTGTAAAAGCTGCTGGAATTTCTCTCTTGGACATCTCCCCACGAGGGGAGTTGTTCAAACTTGTTGCTCTGTGATTCCTGTCAGAAACAGGAACGTTCTCCTTGGTAATATCCATCATTTCCCAGTGGCCAAAGCAGGAAATCCTGCCACTTGCAGATTAAAACCAAccactggctgtgctgtgttACTTCTGCCCCAATATCTTGGATTTTTAGAGGCTTTTGGTGGGTCTGTTCTACAAGCCAGACCGttctaaattattatttcatttttctgtagcTGTCACACAGTTGTGTTGCTCCCTGGGCTCACCCCCTGCCTgctttattcccttttttccagTGTGTTCACCGTGTCCTGAGGGAACTTTCTCCCCAGGAAGGAACGAGAAGTGTCAGCCTTGGACCAAGTAGGTGTCACTGATCCAGAGGTGTCCATCTTTACATCTTGAGCAGTTGATGCCCCAAAAAATCAGGATGTGCAGAGCAAACCTGCAGTAGGGGCAGTGAAACCCGTGTTCCTGTGGCTCTCAGgagcctggagcagcctgtgctgatTTGAAGCCTTTGGCCCTTTCTCTCCTCACCTCCCACAACAGAATTCTCAGCCTTTTTTTGTAAAGATTTGTAATTTTTGGTTCTATATTAAAGGTTCCCCTGGCCAGGTGCAGCTGTGCCTCAGGGCTGTCACCTGTCAGAAAATCCCAGTAGGATTGTTTTTCCACTAATAACTTTGATTGCCTCAGTTGTTCTCCACATCTCTGTGCACTCCAGGAAAAATAACCCCTGAGTTTGTGCTGCTCAGACAAGGGTTGTGGTGGATATAATTCAGAAAGCCACTGCAGCAAGTGCTTGAAAAATTCCCCTGAtttcttcccagctgcagcagccttggGAAAACCCCCTTTGAGCAGGGACAGAGGCCCAGGATGCTTTGTTTGTGTCCAGAAGGTTCCTTGGCCAAATGCAGGGCTGTTACCTGTCAGAAAATCCCAGTGGGATTGTTTTGCCACTAATAAAACCCCTCAGTTGTTCTCCACATCTCTGTGCACTCCAGGAAAAATAACCCCCTGAGTTTGTGCTGCTCAGACCAGGATTGTGGTGGATATAACTCAGAAAGCCATTGCAGCAAATGCTTGAAAATTCCCACtgatttttggtatttttatttggtatttttatttggtatttttatttggtatttttatttggtatttttatttggtatttttatttggtatttttatttggtatttttatttgctattttttatttgctattttttatttgctattttttatttgctatttttatttgctattttttatttgctatttttactgagtatttctttttcccagctgcagcagccttggGAAGAGCATcctgagagcagggacagaggcCCAGGATGCTGTTTGCAGCaaccctgtccccctgccagagGTCCCTGGGACTCCAACCCCTGCCTGGAGTGTCCTGAGCACTTTccagagggaaaacagggataaCAAGAGCTCCACTGCTGGGATCTCCTCCCcacccagagctggggaaggtcCTTCCATCTGCCCCGACCCCACCGACCCCACAGACACCAGCTGGGGTAAGGAGGGCACTGGccaaggctgggctgggcttgcaggagctgggcagggattTGCACCCTCCAGCTGGTTTTCCAAGAGGGGAAATCCCACTGATTTTTCCTGGGAGGGGAAAGCAAACTGATTTTTCCAAGAGGGGAAATCAAACTGATTTTCCTGGACAGTGAAGATTTTTCTGGGGGGCTGAaatcaaactgatttttttctagaagGGGAAATCAAACTGATTTTTCTGGGGGGTGAAGATTTTCCTGGGAGGGGAAATCCCACTGATTTTTTCTGTGGGGTGAAATCCCACTGATTTTTCCTTGGAGGGGAAATCAAACTGATTTTCCTGGGCAGTGAAGATTTTCCTGAGGGGAAATCAAACTGATTTTCCTGGGCAGTGAAGATTTTCCTGGGAGGGGAAATCCAACTGATTTTCCTGGAGGGATAAAATCAAACTGATTTTCCTGGGGGGTGAAGATCTTCCTGAGAGGGGAAATCAAACTGATTTTTCTGGGAGGAGAAAtcccactgatttttttctgggggATAAAATCAAACTGATTTTTTCTGGGAGGGGAAATCAAACTTGATTTTCCTGGGAGGGGAAATCCCACTCTCTCTCAGAACCATATCTTTATTTTACACAGCTTTCCAGTGAGACCCAAGATCCCAGATTTGGGATTTTTAGGCTTTGTGGTTCAGGGGTACTTCCAGATCCCTCCTTTTGAAGCTGGAAAGCTCCAGctggagctttttttttaatctttgaattttttgaatctttttttattaatatctCTTCCTGTATTGTTTCCCaggctctctctccctcctcctgctgtgtCTGATCCTGCTCCTGGTGAGTGGAATGTCCATCCTGCTGCTCATCATCCAAGCAGCCAGAAAAGAGACCAAGGGGAGGCCTCGTGGGAGCAACAACCAGAGTGAGCTTCTTTTTATGGCATAAAACATATGGGAAAAAAGAACAATCAGGGCCCTCCTGCTGGAAAATTGATAATTAATCCTAATGAAACCTGCAGTTCCAGAGGTTTAGCCCAGGTTTAGTCCTGCTGGCTGGAGGTCCCAGTTTTAAAgcccagtgtttatttttatttggggtttatttttatttggggtttatttttatttggggtttatttttatttggggtttatttttatttggggtttatttttatttggggtttatttctatttggggtttatttatttagtatttgtttttaatatttaatttttatttttgtttttggttttatttcgtttttatttttatttcgtttttatttttattatttcgtttttatttttatttcatttttatttttatttcgtttttatttttatttcgtttttatttttatttcgtttttatttttatttagtttttattttttatttcgtatttattttttatctagtttttatttatttattgtttaattttttaatttagtatttatatttttttagtatttatttttattcagtttttacttttatttggtatttttatttggtatttttattGAGTATTTACTTTTATAATTCTCTCTTTCAGAGGATGGGAGCTGTCGAATTCCTATCCAGGAGGAACAGGTGGACTCCAATTCCAGCCTCATCAAGAACTGACTTCCCATTCTTTGCTGTCTCCTGCATTTCTGAGCCTGGGGGTTCTTCCAAGGGATGTACCTGTTCTGGGACTGTGTGGAGCTGTTTGACTGTGGAGCTGTTTAATTGTGGAGCTGTTTGATTGTGGAGCTGTTTGATTGTGGAGCTGTTTGATTGTGGAGCTGTTTGACTGTGGAGCTGTTTGATTGTGGAGCTGTTTAATTGTGGGACTGTTTAATTGTGGAGCTGTTTGATTGTGGAGCTGTTTAATTGTGGAGCTGTTTGACTGTGGAGCTGTTTGATTGTGGAGCTGTTTAATTGTGGAGCTGTTTAATTGTGGAGCTGTTTGATTGTGGAGCTGTTTGATTGTGGAGCTGTTTGATTGTGGAGCTGTTTGATTGTGGGACTGTTTAATTGTGGGACTGTTTAATTGTGGGACTGTTTAATTGTGGGACTGTTTAATTGTGGGACTGTTTAATTGTGGAGCTGTTTAATTGTGGGACTGTTTGATTGTGGGACTGTTTGATTGTGGGACTGTTTGATTGTGGGACTGTTTGATTGTGGGACTGTTTAATTGTGGGACTGTTTAATTGTGGGACTGTTTAATTGTGGGACTGTTTAATTGTGGGACTGTTTAATTGTGGGACTGTTTAATTGTGGGACTGTTTAATTGTGGGACTGTTTAATTGTGGGACTGTTTAATTGTGGGACTGTTTAATTGTGGGACTGTTTAATTGTGGAACTGTTTAATTGTGGAACTGTTCACTTGGGTCCCTCTGGGGCTCCTCGGTGCCCCTTTGgcctcagggagcagctgttCCCGTTGGAATTTTGTGGTTCTCCCTCCCAGGCACATCCCGTGCTCACATCCTGGGCTGGGAGTGCTCCGTGCATTCCTGGGCACTGCCTTGGGATGGCAGGGAATGTTCAGGGGGCTGGAAGGGCTGATTGTTGCAAAAAACATGGCTTAGAAAAGACatccattccctggctgctccctgggaaGAGGCACGAGCTGATTTATTAACCCAGTGCTGAATATCTGGGCCTTTGGGGCAGCATTTGGGCAGAGATTTTGCTGCCTGAACTCTGCTCTGCCCTAAACTCTGATCCCCTCGAGCACACTGGGAGTGGAACCCCCACCCAGAACCTTCCATCCCTGCCATTAAAACCCCCACACACTATGTGTGTAACTTTACTTGTCTGATTTTTCCCACAAGTTCAGCGGCCTGGAGTGTTTTGAAAAGcattctgatttatttttttggtttttttaagacagTAAATTCGAAAATCTGGGAGGAACCTGAAGTGTTGTCGTGGGCAGCTTTTGATGTGTTTGAAATGCCTCAAGTTCAAGAGGCAGCAAACTTGAGAGTGACATAATTCAGAAGTGGTTTCCACTTCAAATGTACCTCCCCTGTAGGTAACCCCTCAGAAATGACACTTTGGATCCCACAGCACCGAAGCATATGAGAAAATATGCAGCTAAAAATGTATTCAAGAATACAAAGGGGTGTCTAAACCCATGTTTTTAAACATAAGTTTCCTTATATGTTATACATATGGGGGACTTAGCCaggatttttcctgttttccaggtGCATATATACGATGTATAGAAACATTTGTGTTGGATGGAAACATTTGTATTGTATACAAAGGGCTGAGAGGGACTTCTGCAAATAAAGGTGTGGTCGCAGCTCtgcccgtgtgtgtgtgtggtgtgtgggATCGGGAGCAAAAATTCTGGAGTGTGAAattcctgcagaaagcaggattAACTcaggggaggggcaggcactgtgAGTCTAGCAAATAACATTTTGCAATGATTGCTGAAAGGCTTTTAATTGACCTCATAGTGCTGCAAGTCTCAGGACTTTTCTGGCTTGTCTTGTGAATTAATTTTAGGGGGTTTTTTAGTTCTTGTTGTTGCTTAAATTCAATTTAGTTTATAGAGATAACAAGTAATAATCAGCTTCTTTACATAAAAAGTAACATTATGCAGCAGCTGATTATTTAACTGCTTGTGTGACAGCTACTGTGGGAGGGATCTAATGGTTTGGTTAAATCATTTCATTTTGAACTGTGAATAATTTGGTGAGATAAACTATGCTTGGTTCTTAAAAGTTGTTTTAAAGGTAGAAGGCAGTGTGAGCAGcgacaggacccaagggaatgccctgaagttgtgccagagcagggttaggttggatctcaggaaaaggttcttcccccagagggttgttgggcactgaccaggctccccagggtttgggcacagccccaaggctgccagagctccaggagggtttggacaacgctctgagggacagggtgggattgttggggtgtctgtgcagggccaggggttggactggatgacctttgTGGGTCCTTTCTAGCTCAGGACGTTCTGTGCTCACCAAATGCTCAGTCGTGGCTTTGAGTTCTGCCCCTGCCTTGCCCTTGGCTTCCTGTGGGACCTGAGAACTGTGGGTGCAGCATCTGCTCTGCAGacccagcctggagcagctctgacCACAGAGGTGATGGGGTggccatagaatcatagaatcagctgggttggaagggacctcccagatcatcaagtccaacccttgatccaaccccgctgtggttcccagcccatggcactgatgccacatccagtctcagcttaaaaacctccagggatggagaatccaccccttccctgggcagcccattccaatggctgagcaccctctctgcaaagaaattcttcctaatatccaacctaaacctcccctggcacagtttaagactgagccctcttgtcctactgctggttcctgggaaaagagaccaacccccccctggctcccccctcctgtcagggagttgcagagagtgaggaggtctcccctgagtctcctcttctccaggctgaacagccccagctccctcagcctctcctcacagcacttgtgctccagtcccttccccagccttgttgctcttctctggacctgctccagcccctccatgtccttcctgagctgagggcccagaactggacacagcactccaggggtggcctcaccagtgctgagtccaggggaagaatcacttccctggccctgttggccaccctgttcctgagccaggccaggatccattggccctcttgtccccctgggcacactctggctcctgttcagctccctgtccatccccactcccagctccctccctgcctggctgctctccagcccctctgtccccagcctgtagcactgcagggggttgttgtggccaaagggcaggacctggcacaTGATAAGGCTCAGCCCCTCCAGAAGAGCTCTTTGAACCTCAAGGTTCACTCCTCCTGGGGGGTGGGTGGATGACTCTGAGCAGGGATTCCAGGGAACACCCGGCAGGTTCTCGGAAGAGGAGCAGCATCAGCccgtgggcagcagcagctcggGGGCCACGGGGCAGGAACCACGTTTCCCTGTAAGTGAGAGAGGTGCTGAGAACTCCTGGGCCCTGTGAGGCTGCTGTGGGTTGTGATAAGGGCAGCCCACAGGAACAGATGAGCTGGTGGCGTGTCACAAGTCTTAGCCCCTCTGTCCCGTGGGCTCATCAGCTGCTTCCAGGAATCTCCCTCGTTTCCTGCCTCAGCTGAACAGGAATGAACCCGATGCTGAGTGTTCTTGTTCCTTCCTGCAGCTTCCCCAGCTGGAGATTTCCTCAAAAAACAGGGCTGGAGAAGGAAcatctcctggccctgctgggggagctgaggaCAAGTGGCATTTGCTCAATCCTGCCCTAGAGTTGGATCCCACCCCTGTGCTGGGTgatcccatccctgtgctgggtgaTCCCACCCCTGTGCTGGATaatcccatccctgtgctgggtgatcccatccctgtgctggatAATCCCACTCCTACACTGGGTgatcccatccctgtgctgggtgatcccatccctgtgctgggtgatcccatccctgtgctgggtgatcccatccctgtgctgggtgatcccatccctgtgctgggtgaTCCCATTTCTGTGCTGGGTGATCCCATTCCTGTGCTGGGTGATCCCATTCCTGTGCTGGGTGATCCCATTCCTACACTGGGTgatcccatccctgtgctgggtgaTCCCATTCCTACACTGGGTgatcccatccctgtgctgggtgaTCCCATTTCTGTACTGGGTGATCCCATTTCTGTGCTGGGTgatcccatccctgtgctgggtgaTCCCATTCCTACACTGGGTgatcccatccctgtgctggatAATCCCCTTCCTACACTGGGTGATCCCATCCCCGTGCTGGGTGATCCCACCCCTGTGCTGGGTgatcccatccctgtgctggatAATTCCATCAAAAAACTCAATATTTGATAGGATTGAAGGCGTTTACTGGGaatcctgcccatggcaggaggtttggATGAGCTTttctttaagatcctttccaacccaaagcagttTGTGATTTGTGATTGGATTTGCTGAGGATTTGGGTGTTGGTTGGTGAGTTGCCAGTTTAAATAAACCAGCACAAATATTTCCCTGGAAATGAAGGAAtagcaattttttatttttaattgccgTTGTCacttttctgtgaaaaactcgcttggaatttttttttttttggtccagTCCTCCCTAAAATGCCAGGAAGTTGCTGAACACAGGCTGAGAGTGGTGAATGATTTGGTGCTGCCTCTGCCCACGCTCGTCTTCCTACTGCCAGAAATGAAACTTTCCCTTCTCAGAGGTGCAGGCCTTGTCACCAAGTGAGTTCCTGTTTTTCAACCTTTCAGATTTCCCCTCTTTTTCAGGCACTTGAGAGAcact
Above is a window of Pseudopipra pipra isolate bDixPip1 chromosome 22, bDixPip1.hap1, whole genome shotgun sequence DNA encoding:
- the TNFRSF4 gene encoding tumor necrosis factor receptor superfamily member 4; the encoded protein is MAHPGGNFPAVFLLLLVAVPNSRGLECREHQYPYRDKCCSDCAPGERMRNRCTATADTECIPCQDEYFSSEHHHSFCNSCTVCNTKRGSVEVKKCEKTSDRVCVCRAGFMPAGLPLGSVCSPCPEGTFSPGRNEKCQPWTNCSSLGKSILRAGTEAQDAVCSNPVPLPEVPGTPTPAWSVLSTFQRENRDNKSSTAGISSPPRAGEGPSICPDPTDPTDTSWGSLSLLLLCLILLLVSGMSILLLIIQAARKETKGRPRGSNNQKDGSCRIPIQEEQVDSNSSLIKN